TGGTAGGCATAGGCACCGAACGCGCTTTGGCACCCTTTCCCGCTTTCACCTCCAGCCAACCTTTTTTAAAATGCAAATCGCTCACCTCCAACTGGCTCACCTCGGCGCGACGCAAACCACAACCATACCCCAACGCCAACAAAGCCTGATCGCGCAAGCCGTAAAAATCGGTCCCACAAGCCGCATACAAACCATCAATTTCGGCTTGGCTGAACACTTCCAGCGATTGCGCCGCCAACCCCTGCAAACGCAACCTGGGCAAAGCAAAACCCGGCAAACCCAAGGCATCCAGGTAACGGGTAAACTGGCGTAAGGTCTTTTGCATACTCAATAAATGGGTGGTACTCAA
The DNA window shown above is from Microscilla marina ATCC 23134 and carries:
- a CDS encoding tyrosine-type recombinase/integrase, with the translated sequence MNSLPLYHYQSYVAGFSGWLRTLGYAPDTCRKYPRQLREFLHFLEETGIVDLSSVDGAVVECFFTYLQSRPSIKTGKSLSTTHLLSMQKTLRQFTRYLDALGLPGFALPRLRLQGLAAQSLEVFSQAEIDGLYAACGTDFYGLRDQALLALGYGCGLRRAEVSQLEVSDLHFKKGWLEVKAGKGAKARSVPMPT